The Zalophus californianus isolate mZalCal1 chromosome 6, mZalCal1.pri.v2, whole genome shotgun sequence DNA window ACATGGCTGTGAAGAGTCCTCTGACGAGTCCGAACTGGTTTAGATGTGAAATTGGCTGGCTTCTGGCTTGGACAGGTTTTTACTACAGAAAACATTAGGTTGCTTTGTTTTTCTACGTTTCTCCTCCCAAGGCTTTTCGTTGTAGTCGTTCCGCTTGCTTATTAACTCACATTTGCCAGCCTTGTGTGTACAAAGCTCTGTGGTAGTAGGTGTCAGTCCTGGTTGATTCTTTTCACTGTGAGGGCAGACTCTGAGAGCACATTAGAATTCTCCAGGGAGCTTTCAAAGTTGTCAAGGCCTCGACCTCACCTCCAAGGATGCTCACTTaacagagctggggtggggcccTTCGTGTTGGTGCGTTTGAAGGGGTCCTCAGATGATTCTGATGTGTTGAGAACATTGAGTTAGGGCAGTGCTCCTCAAACTGTAATCTGTGTGTGCAGCACCTTGGGGTTTTGTTAGAATGCAAATTCTGCATCAGCGGCCTGGGTGAGATtgtgcatttctgacaagctcccgGGTGTTGTGGTGCTGCCCCGTCTGTTGACCGCACTTTGTTCCAGGGGTCTTGGAGCCGCGATTCTCACATTTGGTCATTCGTCAGAAAAACCCGATGGACATGTTAAAATACGTTGTTGGGCCTTGCCcccccagtttctgattcagtaggtctgatgtagggcctgagaatttgcatttctgataagctcccaggtaatgctgatgtTTCTGATTGGGGCCACACTTTGAGGATCCCTGGATTAATTTGAGCTGTTGACGGCTATTAAATCACAGTCTGGTGACTTGTCTGATAGAGCTCAGGGGACTTGAATGCAGTGTGTCGGTGAGATCACAGTCTCTGGGTCCCCACCCCGCCGTCCTCTTCACCATCGAATTGTCTTCACACCCGTCAGGACCACTGCCCCACATCCTCCACGTGTATCCCTCTAGAGGAGGAGACCTGAGCCTTTTGTTGTGAACGGTCTTTCTGCGTTGAACCCTGTATGCAGGCTACCTGCTGGGCACTGAACTGCCACCACCTTGGCTCTGAATCTGTAAAAAGGATTTGCTTTTAGATTATACGGTCTGGGCCGGGGAGAGCTAAGGATTATGGTGGAGAGGAAAGCGGGATGTTAGTTGCCAGTGTGACTTACCTTCCTTTTTGTTTACCCCATAGCCCAGCATGAGGGGCTTAGGTTCTGTTGGATCATCACTTTTCCATTCTGACAGCCTCACCAGGGTTTCCAGAGCTTTCCCTTCTATCATGGTGAAATTCTAAAGTCCTGTTCTCTTGTTTTTGCGTTGTCAGGATGGCAGAGCTCACTGTTCGTTTGGAAGGTTTTCTTGTTCAGCCTAAGCCTCCTTTTAATGCATTGCCAAATTTTGgaggttggtttttgttttacatcTTGGCAGCCTGTTCTGGTTAAACTTcccattttgtgcttttttggaTTTTGGGGTTTCCTGAGTGCCATTCAGGTTTTATCTCCTGTCGGGGCGGTGTCTTCTGGCTCCTCCGTTCCTTCTGTGGGACCGTCCACGTGGGTTTTCCAGGAAGAGagtcctccctctcttctcctttctctgcacacAAGGGTAACAGTGGCCTCACTTCTGTAGTGCTGTTGAGTCTCGTATCAGAGAGGCATGTGGATTTCTGAGACACACACGGCACCCTCTGTGCTCAGGATTCGGGGCCCAGTTCATAACCCTGGGTCCGGCTCAGGGTCCCACTCCCCCGTGTAAGTGCCGGGGCTCCTTTAGCCACCTCACTGTCAGCTTTTGGGCTTCACTCAGGGCTGGATGTAAGAACAGCATGAATCATGGGAAAGAAGGAGTCCCTCATGAAGCCAAGAGCCGCTGCAGATACTCCCACCAGTATGACAACCGAGTTTATACCTGCAAGGTGAGTGCTCTGCTCTGGCAGCTGGCTTGCTGTTCCTGCTCTGCTTTTGGGAAAGACTAGGGGACCACCCTTTGCTGCGTCCCGAAGTATTTGATGTTTAAATCAGTATCTCTGGGACTTCTCCCCAGCTCTAACCAGAGGAGCTCCCATGCCTCTGTTGCTGGGGGCcccttggtttatttatttatttactgatttatctCCCAGCCTGTTTTCCCTCATTCTGTTGAGCTTTGTATGCCAGGGGCATATACACTGACTGTTCATTCTTCAGAGCAGGAGTGCTCTGCAGGAACCCAGTCTAATGGATTTTCGGTGGCGGGTGTAAATTACAGCTCCGTTTTGGGGCCTGGGATGGGTACACATTCAGTTGGTGATCTTTTAGGGCACTGGCTTTTTTAGAGAAACAACCCTTCCCCTGATGCGCTGAACTCAGGGTCTGCAAACCCTGATACGGtttgtggggagggggctggccagGGACACGAAGCGGCCAGGGGCTCTGGTGTACAGAAAAGAAGCTGGCAGAGTGCTCCATGTTTCAGGCGTGTTATGAGAGAGGCAAGGAGGTCAGCGTAGTGCCCAAGACATCTGCTTCCACGGACTCCCCCTGGATGGGTCTCGCAAAATATGCCTGGTCTGGGTGAGTTTAAATGGCGACGATGTAGCTGAGGGTTGTCGGTGTGTCGGTCTGCCAGGCACCTGGCCCGGTAACAGTATCTCTTCACTTTGCTTGTAGGTATGTGATCGAATGTCCCAACTGCGGCGTGGTCTACCGTAGCCGGCAGTACTGGTTCGGGAACCAGGATCCTGTGGATACGGTAGTCCGGACGGAGATTGTGCACGTGTGGCCTGGAGTAAGAGCGGCTTCGTTTTTCCTCTTGTATCGTTCAGTTATTCGTGTGTGGGGAGAATGGAACTTGGATAGCATTAAGGTTCACCTTGAATTTTAATATAATGGTGGTTTAGGGAGGCAGGATCTGGAGGGCCTTTCTTGTCCTAGACccttaattattttcatttcttctcgcCTGAATATTAGAAGCACAActttaaataaactaaatgttGATCTATTGTTATACTGCCTTagcaaataagatattttttcatattctcatttccacatgcatgtgtgtatagaTGCAGTTATAATTTATGTGCCATTTACCTGCTTTTTCTCATACCTCCGTTTTACTTCCACATTGCTTCCACTTTTCATGATTCTCCTTTGTAGTCACTGGAACATTCTGTCTCATGTTCTGGTTTGATTCTCCATCCCCTTCTTTTTGAACATTCATGctgtttatgatttttcttttattatcaaaATGCTATAGTGACATTCTTTATGTGTGAAAGCCTCTGCTCTGGGAAATTCTCTTGCACTGTATTCTAAGAAGGGGGATTTCTATCgacccttattattttttaatttgacttttgAATTCAAGATGTTGGAAAAACAAATCTGTTTGGAGGCAGTGATGCGCTCTCGTTCTTACCAGTAAATCACAACACGCCCCAAACCTTGTCTCTTCGCAGAAAAAAGACGAGTGATTTTCTCAAAGGGACTTACCTTACTTGGTGCTGTTCCCCTTGCTGGGTGACTCCTAAAGGTACCGGTCAGCCCCACAGGCCTACCTGCAGAGCCGTCTTGAGCTTTCTGGGGTCCTATAGCTCCCATAAAACTGAAGATTTCCTTCTTGTTTGTTCTTCTCTCCAGTTTCCAGTCCCACCAAAATGTGTTCCTGTGGTATGGTCTCATTTCCGGAGCCCACCCTCTGGGCACGATGGGCCGGGCCATCCTGTCCCAAACACTTAATGTGGTCTTGACTTTCTCACTACACCTTTTCTGActaatgtcttttgtttttggatCTGGGTTCTTTCTTGTGAATGCCGCTGTCTGCATGGTAAGATCTGTTCCAAGAAAGCAGTGATATCATCGTTCCCTTTTAGGCCACGTTCCTCGTGGTCCTTGGGATTAGGGGATACAGGTCCCTCCCCTTCTGTTCGTTCACTCAGTCATTATTGTCAGCCCAAGTATTGGTTGAGTACTTTGTGCCCAGAATTGAAcctgatactttaaaaatacaagaatgaaAAAGGTAGGTTATTTTCAGAGAGCTCAGTCTAATAGCGAGTCAAATACATAAACAGGTACTGTCTTTACACATGGAAACAGGATTCTTAACAATGTACAGGTATTAGAGGAAGCCAAGAGGAAGGGCTCCTAacccagcctggggtggggtggggggcttcccGAAGGAGGTGCTCTTTACTCGAATATCTCCTGGATTGCACATCTTGCTAATGGGCAGGTAAGGCCTGAATTGAACAGTTGTGCACCAAGTCCTGTGGTTGCCTTGAGGGAATAAGTCAGTAATGACTGGTTGGGTGTGATACTGCCTAGAAGCCGGAGGCATTCTTGATTTGTTCCCACTCTTCTCTGCCAGGGAGTTTGTGGTTTCTGAGTTGGCCATTGATGAGTCTACAACTCACCTGAGACCCCGTCTCCCTCCTTTGCCTTTACTCCCTTCGCTCGGAGCATGATGGGAGcctgcattttcatttcagaCTGATGGATTTCTGAAGGACAACAATAATGCTGCCCAGCGCCTCTTGGACGGGATGAACttcatggctcagtcagtgtctGAGCTTAGCCTTGGGCCCACCAAGGCTGTGACTTCCTGGCTGACAGACCAGATTGCTCCTGCATACTGGAGGCCCAACTCCCAGATCCTGGTATGGTGCGGCAGGACGCCCCTGCATCCCTGGCGTGGCCCCTTCTGCTGGTGCCATTTTGCCCTGTCCTAAGCTTGCTCTGTGAGGGAGGCATGGGATTTCTCTTTCAGTCAGGTTCATTCCCAGAGCATTAGAAAGGGTGAGGCACATGAGGCAGCCATGTTCTCTTGCCCattgatttctctttgtcttaCTCTGCGGTTATTCTTTTTGGTGGATTATAGTTTCTTTGCCTCCAAGGGCTAGTTCTTATCGGTCAGATGTCTGAGGTGGTAGATAACAGAATCTGGAGGAAAAGGGGCATTTAGAGGTCATGTGGCTTGATGCATAAATCTCTGCCCACAGCAAGGGAGCCCCCAGCTTTGGCCCACACACTTTGGGACAGGAAGCTTGCTCCTCACCCCCTTCCCAAAGGCTCTTTTGAGAAGCCatgggaaaagaaatgaattctcatagttttttttttttttttttttcctcattggtCTTCTTGCTAGACTTAGCAGAGTCCTTTCTGAGGACGCTGTGACTCAGCCAGGTAGATTTGAGGTGGCTTTCTAGGCACGTCTCAGAGGAGAAAATGGGTCACAGCTGGGCCTCCGTGGGTGTGCTCTGTGTGACTGGAGGTCCCAGGTTCTCTCCATTACTGCTGTCGGGGTCCTGCTGTTCTCAGTGGTCCTGGGGTCCTCTGCTTGGGTCTCGCTGGCTTTCTCGGCTGGTAGAAACGAATAATATCTGCCTCTCTGTTTGTTTTGGGCTTGGAACAGAGCTGCAACAAGTGCGCTACATCCTTTAAAGATAACGACACCAAGCATCACTGCCGGGCCTGCGGGGAGGGCTTCTGTGACAGCTGTTCGTCCAAGACCCGGCCTGTGCCGGAGCGGGGCTGGGGCCCTGCGCCTGTGCGGGTGTGTGACAACTGCTATGAAGCCAGGAATGTCCAGTTAGGTAACGTGGGGCCCAGGAGctgcggcggggtgggggtggggggcctctgTCCTTGGCGCAGTGGACTCCCACATGCCTCGCCCCGTTCCAATCCCATCACTGTAACGATGGCAGCTGCCTGCCTGGCCCTGGCCGGCGTCCTCTAAGCTCTTTGTTAACAGAGTCCTAGGGGTGCgagtcctgggggtggggggttcacCCTGTCCTATGTTTACCAGACATGGCTTAGACTGGGTCTTCTTCCTGGAGAAGGTTCTTGGTCATGCTCCTAGAACCTTTCTGGCTTACCCTGAAAGGAAGGTTATAAAACAGCTCCAGAGGGTTGAGGCCAAGGACTACCAGAGCTCACTTGGTGTCAGGGTCTGACC harbors:
- the ZFYVE1 gene encoding zinc finger FYVE domain-containing protein 1 isoform X2 gives rise to the protein MAHSSFFPDEYFTCSSLCLSCGAGCKNSMNHGKEGVPHEAKSRCRYSHQYDNRVYTCKACYERGKEVSVVPKTSASTDSPWMGLAKYAWSGYVIECPNCGVVYRSRQYWFGNQDPVDTVVRTEIVHVWPGTDGFLKDNNNAAQRLLDGMNFMAQSVSELSLGPTKAVTSWLTDQIAPAYWRPNSQILSCNKCATSFKDNDTKHHCRACGEGFCDSCSSKTRPVPERGWGPAPVRVCDNCYEARNVQLDVTEAQADDEGGTLIARKVGEAVQSTLGAVVTAIDIPLGLVKDAARPAYWVPDHEILHCHSCRKEFSIKLSKHHCRACGQGFCDECSHDRRAVPSRGWDHPVRVCFNCNKKPGDL